One Methylosarcina fibrata AML-C10 DNA segment encodes these proteins:
- a CDS encoding fibronectin type III domain-containing protein has product MKYSLLNPRSKNQLSTIILQGSVARSLTLTIGIGLSGAAYAASGDTTAPTVPQGLAAASTASRINLSWQAATDDESVKGYRVYQNGALIADVKGTSFTDTGLGAAKTYSYTVSAYDAAGNTSASSSPVSATTSAIGSFGESASVSATAAAPTLSRSAPAGIYSIDTLVDKPFVDGVLIRVGWDQIEKSQGSYDFSKIVNTIQQAEAVGQSVSIATLVMNAPTWLLSKCKTFSSGNYGKVCVPWDSTMLSALQKLVNAMSTTKVNGTALKDDPTVKQIDASIGGIQSVRLTNMPSGYNATTFANAVYQSVGYWASAFPNKHLYVGLFGVSDGKSNPSTAETIRDGLLSKYKVNFFQEVLTGDSPSLGGDLGDVLAAVKSKTGIMFQACGEWKNQRKWSQCDWLKNDSPSAGMSNGFNNYNATYFEIYQTDLVNSAYSSQFQQWHKTLQPYLP; this is encoded by the coding sequence ATGAAATATTCTTTGTTAAACCCACGGAGTAAAAATCAGCTTTCCACGATAATTTTACAAGGATCTGTTGCTCGTTCCCTGACGCTAACTATCGGCATCGGTCTGTCGGGAGCTGCGTATGCCGCCTCGGGCGATACGACGGCACCTACGGTTCCCCAAGGCCTCGCGGCCGCCTCGACCGCTTCACGGATCAATCTGTCATGGCAGGCCGCCACCGACGATGAATCCGTCAAAGGCTATAGGGTGTATCAAAACGGCGCGCTGATAGCCGACGTGAAAGGCACCTCGTTCACCGATACCGGTCTGGGCGCCGCGAAAACCTACAGCTACACTGTCTCCGCTTACGATGCGGCGGGCAACACATCGGCATCGTCTTCTCCGGTCAGTGCAACGACTTCGGCGATAGGCAGTTTTGGCGAAAGCGCTTCGGTTTCGGCCACAGCCGCAGCGCCAACGCTCAGCCGATCCGCCCCGGCCGGCATCTATTCCATTGATACCCTCGTGGACAAGCCGTTCGTGGATGGTGTTCTGATTCGCGTTGGCTGGGACCAGATTGAAAAATCGCAAGGCTCTTACGATTTTTCAAAGATAGTGAATACAATCCAGCAAGCCGAAGCGGTGGGTCAGAGCGTCAGCATCGCCACATTGGTGATGAACGCCCCTACTTGGCTGCTCTCCAAGTGTAAGACGTTCAGTTCCGGGAACTATGGAAAAGTCTGTGTACCCTGGGACAGTACCATGCTGTCCGCCCTGCAAAAGCTCGTCAATGCCATGAGCACGACGAAAGTGAATGGAACCGCCTTGAAGGATGACCCTACGGTTAAGCAAATCGACGCCTCGATCGGCGGCATTCAATCCGTCCGGTTGACTAATATGCCGTCGGGTTACAACGCCACCACGTTTGCCAATGCCGTCTACCAATCGGTAGGGTACTGGGCCTCCGCGTTTCCGAACAAGCACTTGTATGTGGGTTTGTTCGGAGTTTCGGATGGAAAGTCGAACCCCTCGACGGCTGAGACCATACGGGACGGCTTGTTGTCCAAATACAAGGTGAACTTTTTTCAGGAGGTATTGACGGGCGACTCCCCTTCTCTGGGCGGAGATTTGGGCGACGTTCTTGCCGCCGTCAAGAGCAAAACCGGCATCATGTTTCAGGCCTGCGGGGAATGGAAGAACCAAAGAAAATGGTCGCAGTGCGACTGGCTCAAAAACGACTCGCCGAGTGCGGGTATGAGCAATGGTTTTAACAATTACAATGCCACCTATTTTGAAATTTATCAAACGGATCTGGTGAACAGTGCGTATTCTTCGCAGTTTCAACAGTGGCATAAAACCTTACAGCCTTACCTGCCGTAA
- a CDS encoding beta-propeller fold lactonase family protein — protein MKNFQRYLLSGLALALAVMATPGQAVVRGFVPNPRGGNVTVIDNASGTVVTNIVAQNGASYIVFSPDLKTAYVSNQGSKSVSVIDTLTNTVTTTISVGTTPEGMVVTTDGSKLYVANNQDGTVSVIDTASNTVIKTLTLQKSPRFMARTLDGHWIYVTNQGSNSVSVIDTQTDTVAKTIAVGVTPLRITINPASTRIYVANHNSNTVSVIDTATQAVISTITVGTKPAGMAVTPNGAELWVVNINSANVSVINTSNNTVTHTITVGATPWTIDFSPDGTLACTAPANANTGVIMDTATKTVKVTLPVGTGPYWVKFDPQGKNCYVTSPIDGKITIINASTLSVFKNITTGGGAWTVDVRDIPTGGSTDSDGDGIPDSSDNCPTVANPDQADSDGDGVGDACETASTNPVINAVSPATVRRGTSGVALTLTGQNFEAGMTAAILPFPGGVSVQSLTVNSTTSATLTVNVASTARTGWRGIKLTKTSGATGSLSQSFRVQ, from the coding sequence ATGAAGAATTTTCAGCGTTACCTATTATCCGGACTGGCGCTGGCCCTGGCGGTCATGGCCACTCCCGGCCAAGCCGTCGTCCGGGGCTTCGTGCCCAACCCGAGAGGGGGCAACGTGACGGTCATCGACAACGCCAGCGGCACGGTCGTGACCAATATCGTCGCCCAGAACGGGGCCTCCTACATCGTCTTTTCGCCGGACCTGAAGACCGCCTACGTGTCCAACCAGGGCTCGAAATCGGTCTCGGTGATCGATACCCTGACCAATACCGTGACCACGACGATCAGCGTCGGCACGACTCCCGAAGGCATGGTGGTCACCACCGACGGCTCGAAGCTGTACGTGGCCAACAACCAGGACGGCACCGTGTCGGTGATCGATACCGCTTCGAACACCGTGATCAAGACGTTGACCCTGCAGAAGAGTCCGCGGTTCATGGCCAGGACCCTGGACGGCCACTGGATTTACGTGACCAACCAGGGCTCCAATTCGGTCAGCGTCATCGATACGCAGACCGACACCGTCGCCAAAACCATTGCGGTCGGCGTCACTCCGCTGCGCATCACGATCAATCCGGCCAGCACCCGTATCTATGTCGCCAACCATAACTCGAACACCGTCTCGGTGATCGATACCGCGACCCAAGCTGTGATCTCGACGATCACCGTCGGCACCAAGCCGGCGGGCATGGCGGTGACGCCGAACGGGGCCGAGCTCTGGGTGGTCAACATCAACAGCGCCAACGTCTCGGTGATCAATACCTCGAACAACACCGTCACCCACACGATCACCGTCGGCGCCACGCCCTGGACCATCGACTTCTCTCCGGACGGCACCCTGGCCTGCACCGCCCCGGCCAACGCCAACACCGGCGTGATCATGGACACCGCGACCAAGACCGTGAAAGTGACCTTGCCGGTGGGCACCGGTCCCTACTGGGTCAAGTTCGACCCGCAAGGCAAGAACTGTTACGTGACCAGCCCGATCGACGGCAAGATCACGATCATTAACGCCAGCACCTTGTCGGTGTTCAAGAACATCACCACCGGCGGCGGCGCCTGGACGGTGGACGTCCGCGACATCCCGACCGGCGGCAGCACCGATTCGGACGGCGACGGCATCCCCGACAGCAGCGACAACTGCCCGACGGTGGCCAACCCCGACCAGGCCGACAGCGACGGCGACGGCGTCGGTGATGCCTGCGAAACCGCCTCGACCAATCCGGTGATCAACGCGGTGTCGCCGGCCACCGTCAGACGCGGCACCAGCGGCGTGGCGCTGACCTTGACCGGCCAGAACTTCGAAGCCGGCATGACCGCGGCCATCCTGCCGTTTCCGGGCGGCGTCTCGGTGCAGTCGCTGACCGTCAACAGCACCACCAGCGCGACCCTGACCGTCAACGTCGCCTCGACGGCGCGCACCGGCTGGCGCGGCATCAAGCTCACCAAGACCTCCGGCGCAACGGGATCGCTCTCCCAGTCCTTCAGAGTGCAATAA
- a CDS encoding PAS domain S-box protein, whose product MLTTHPQNMPEWLFRALDSASCGITVADAQDPDMPLIYVNPAFEAMTGYSKDEILGRNCRFLQGADREQSELAVIGRALKEGREASAVLRNYRKDGTLFWNELRLSPVFDDQDRLAYYVGIQTDVTAQKEAQAKLQRQNPSFHECLEAIPFGVLVLDVEGRIFFANKAASLIMGRRFEPGDSIEDFSVYCQATVVGTGQPYPREILPISRALTGDAASVSDMEIRSGHRAVPLHVSASPIRNPQGEVTHAVAIFADITEIREKENKLKEEEARYRALMNSSLDAVVTTDASGIIQSVNPMVKSMFGYSPEELLGRNVNLLMPEPQRSLHEHYIENYLKTGQSNIMGAVRELSACRKDGTVFPVDVSVTEVKLPQGILFKGIVRDVSPRKKAEMLAAHTLAELKRSQENLLVLLNQFRVGTLMLDAEHRVEFVSKSCEQFAGIDHQSALGQAWDQVLPFAMQSKLQLQQMLDRLPSERYRITLHWEDSDQQSYWVECDVRDDPQNSHRHILLLYDVTEIHRLRQAIEESRYGRMLGNSEPMRELFSLIKDVARGDWTVLIEGETGVGKELVAHNIHAASPRKDGPFIAVNSAGLSESLLASQLFGHRKGAFTGAVIDQEGLFEAAHGGTLFLDEIGDLPLNMQASLLRVLQEKEITRLGETRPRKVDVRILVATHKDLAAESRAGRFREDLLYRLRVARLCVPPLRERKDDIPLLVEAFLRNSYHFSSRIQPRFGAEAMQCLMNYDWPGNVRELKACVDYAVIHCKGERIEGQDLPPEISRAAAPAVIESEHLLSVGDERERIREALKKTRGNRLQAAKLLGISRATFYRRLTELDIAKDQ is encoded by the coding sequence ATGCTCACAACCCATCCTCAAAACATGCCGGAATGGCTTTTCAGAGCGCTGGATTCCGCCAGTTGCGGCATCACGGTCGCCGATGCGCAAGATCCGGACATGCCTCTCATTTATGTCAATCCGGCATTTGAAGCCATGACCGGTTATTCAAAAGACGAAATCCTGGGGCGGAACTGCCGGTTTCTTCAGGGGGCGGACCGTGAACAGTCCGAGCTGGCGGTCATCGGCCGGGCGTTGAAGGAAGGTCGGGAAGCCTCGGCGGTTCTCAGGAATTACCGTAAAGACGGAACGTTATTCTGGAATGAATTGCGGCTGTCTCCGGTTTTCGACGACCAGGACCGGCTCGCCTATTATGTCGGCATTCAAACCGACGTCACCGCGCAAAAGGAAGCGCAGGCCAAATTGCAAAGGCAGAACCCGAGTTTTCACGAATGCCTCGAAGCCATCCCTTTCGGCGTACTGGTTCTGGATGTGGAAGGGCGGATCTTCTTTGCCAACAAAGCGGCAAGTCTCATTATGGGAAGACGCTTCGAGCCGGGCGACAGTATCGAGGATTTCTCCGTCTATTGCCAGGCTACCGTGGTCGGCACCGGCCAGCCTTATCCGCGGGAAATCCTGCCGATCAGCCGAGCCCTGACGGGGGACGCGGCGTCAGTGAGCGATATGGAGATTCGGTCCGGCCATCGAGCCGTCCCGCTTCACGTCAGCGCCTCTCCGATACGTAATCCGCAAGGCGAGGTGACCCATGCGGTGGCGATTTTTGCCGATATAACCGAGATCAGGGAAAAGGAAAACAAGCTGAAGGAAGAGGAAGCGCGTTACCGCGCCCTTATGAATAGTTCCCTGGATGCGGTCGTTACGACCGATGCGTCCGGAATCATTCAATCCGTCAATCCGATGGTAAAGTCCATGTTCGGCTACTCTCCCGAAGAGCTGCTGGGACGCAACGTCAATCTGCTGATGCCTGAACCTCAACGGAGTCTGCATGAGCATTATATCGAGAACTACTTGAAAACCGGGCAATCCAATATCATGGGAGCCGTCCGGGAATTGTCGGCATGCCGGAAGGACGGTACGGTGTTTCCCGTTGATGTCTCGGTAACCGAGGTAAAGCTTCCCCAAGGGATTTTGTTTAAAGGCATCGTGCGTGATGTTTCCCCGCGCAAGAAAGCCGAGATGCTGGCTGCGCATACCCTGGCCGAGCTCAAGAGAAGCCAGGAAAATCTGTTGGTTTTGCTTAACCAGTTTCGGGTAGGCACCTTGATGCTGGATGCCGAACATCGAGTCGAATTCGTCAGCAAGTCCTGCGAACAGTTCGCCGGGATCGATCACCAGAGCGCTCTGGGACAGGCGTGGGATCAGGTGCTGCCTTTCGCGATGCAGTCGAAATTGCAGTTGCAGCAGATGCTGGATCGCTTACCTTCCGAACGCTATCGCATCACTTTACACTGGGAGGATTCCGACCAACAATCTTACTGGGTCGAATGCGACGTTCGCGACGATCCTCAGAACTCCCATCGTCATATCTTGCTGCTGTACGACGTCACCGAAATTCATCGGCTGCGGCAAGCCATCGAGGAAAGCCGCTACGGCCGCATGCTCGGCAACTCCGAGCCCATGCGGGAGCTGTTCAGTCTCATCAAGGACGTGGCCCGCGGGGACTGGACCGTACTGATCGAAGGCGAAACCGGCGTCGGCAAGGAACTGGTGGCTCATAATATTCATGCGGCCAGCCCGCGCAAGGACGGGCCTTTTATTGCCGTCAATTCGGCCGGTCTGAGCGAGTCGCTGCTGGCCAGCCAGCTCTTCGGCCATCGCAAGGGCGCGTTCACCGGGGCCGTGATCGATCAGGAAGGACTTTTCGAGGCGGCGCACGGCGGCACCTTGTTTCTGGACGAGATCGGGGATTTGCCGCTGAACATGCAGGCTTCCCTGTTGCGTGTGCTTCAAGAAAAGGAGATCACGCGCCTCGGCGAGACTCGTCCGCGCAAGGTCGACGTCCGGATTTTGGTGGCGACCCACAAAGACCTGGCCGCAGAGTCACGGGCGGGACGTTTTCGCGAAGATTTGCTCTACCGGTTGCGGGTGGCCCGGCTTTGCGTGCCGCCCTTGCGCGAACGCAAGGACGACATTCCCCTGCTGGTGGAAGCGTTTCTTCGAAACAGTTACCACTTTTCCAGCAGGATTCAACCTCGATTCGGCGCCGAGGCCATGCAATGTCTGATGAATTACGACTGGCCGGGCAACGTGCGCGAGCTGAAAGCCTGCGTCGATTATGCCGTCATACACTGCAAGGGCGAGCGCATCGAGGGTCAGGACCTTCCGCCGGAAATCAGCCGAGCCGCAGCGCCTGCCGTGATTGAGTCGGAGCATTTGCTGTCCGTTGGGGATGAGCGCGAACGCATTCGGGAGGCGCTGAAAAAAACCCGAGGCAACCGTCTGCAGGCCGCCAAACTGCTCGGCATCAGCAGGGCAACCTTCTACCGCCGTCTGACGGAATTGGACATTGCCAAAGATCAATGA